One Amblyomma americanum isolate KBUSLIRL-KWMA chromosome 8, ASM5285725v1, whole genome shotgun sequence DNA window includes the following coding sequences:
- the LOC144102050 gene encoding uncharacterized protein LOC144102050 isoform X1: MPATAPVSSRPTATHRGLPVVPEPVPGSQQRMLPPARARGVSSAVATHPGGAPNANNTGITSTGAWTWSLYDERSQRRRLLDPYNAAATPNQPDVMGDQCARCGLICARTSAWCPCRWRLSLLREYIFGGCHSTCCDGFYAHGCSREQRQRPTSAIQPAGSILLSGLVARALMAFMAMAIAACQTEAEFHNPVSSGC, encoded by the exons atgccggctactgctccggtgagctcgcgtcctacggcaacgcatcgtggacttcctgtcgtgcctgagcccgttccggggagtcaacagaggatgctaccacctgctagggccaggggtgtctccagcgctgttgccacccatccgggtggtgccccgaacgccaacaacactggcatcacctccacaggcgcttggacctggagcttgtacgacgagcgcagccagcgacgccgcctactggatccatacaacgccgcagccacaccgaaccaacc GGACGTCATGGGAGATCAATGTGCTCGATGCGGCCTCATCTGCGCGAGAACCAGTGCTTGGTGCCCATGTCGCTGGCGCCTCTCCCTATTAAG GGAGTACATCTTCGGCGGGTGTCATAGCACGTGCTGTGATGGCTTTTACGCTCATGGCTGCAGCCGCGAACAGAGACAAAGGCCCACGTCCGCAATCCAGCCAGCAG GCAGTATCCTTTTGTCGGGTCTCGTCGCACGCGCTCTGATGGCTTTTATGGCAATGGCTATAGCCGCGTGCCAGACGGAAGCAGAGTTCCACAATCCAGTCAGCAG CGGCTGCTGA
- the LOC144102050 gene encoding uncharacterized protein LOC144102050 isoform X2, whose protein sequence is MEPSSSAVHTTNGWNRWMLLLATNHKRALYAAVDLRDCIIAFGGIDRTCRDVMGDQCARCGLICARTSAWCPCRWRLSLLREYIFGGCHSTCCDGFYAHGCSREQRQRPTSAIQPAGSILLSGLVARALMAFMAMAIAACQTEAEFHNPVSSGC, encoded by the exons ATGGAGCCATCAAGCTCAGCCGTTCACACCACCAATGGATGGAACAGGTGGATGCTGCTACTAGCAACGAATCACAAACGAGCCTTATACGCCGCCGTCGACCTGCGCGACTGCATCATCGCCTTCGGCGGCATCGATCGCACCTGCCG GGACGTCATGGGAGATCAATGTGCTCGATGCGGCCTCATCTGCGCGAGAACCAGTGCTTGGTGCCCATGTCGCTGGCGCCTCTCCCTATTAAG GGAGTACATCTTCGGCGGGTGTCATAGCACGTGCTGTGATGGCTTTTACGCTCATGGCTGCAGCCGCGAACAGAGACAAAGGCCCACGTCCGCAATCCAGCCAGCAG GCAGTATCCTTTTGTCGGGTCTCGTCGCACGCGCTCTGATGGCTTTTATGGCAATGGCTATAGCCGCGTGCCAGACGGAAGCAGAGTTCCACAATCCAGTCAGCAG CGGCTGCTGA